In Bradyrhizobium manausense, the sequence GCCGCGCCATCAGCGCTTCACAAGGCCTGAGCAGCCGATACGCTTCGACGCTGCGGAATGCTCGCCATGAGAGCGGGACCGCCAGCAGGGCCAAAGGAAACGCGAGGGCAGACCATGAAGGTACGACCGACCGGCGTGATTCCGCCGATGACGACGCCGTTCATGAAAGACGGCGAAATCGACTACAACTTGGTAGCGCCCCAGGTCGATTGGATGATTGGTGCCGGCGCGCATGGTGTTGCGGCCGGCGGCTCGACCGGCGAGGGCCATACGCTCGACCACGAGGAATATCGCGACCTGATGGCGGCGACAGTGGAGGCTGTGAAGGGACGCATCCCTGTCATCGCCGGTATCATCGTCGATTCCACGCGCGATGCGATCCGCCGCGGCAAGCTGGTGCGCGACATGAATGTCGCAGCCCTCCAGGTCACGCCGGTGCATTATCTGTTCAAGCCTGACGACGAGGCGATGGTCGCGCATTTCCGCGCCATGGCTGATGAAACGGGCATGCCCATCATCATCTACAACGTCGTGCCCTGGTCGTATCTGTCGCCGGCGCTACTGACGCGGATCATGACCGAGGTTCCGCTGGTCGTCGGTGTCAAGCAGAGCGCGGGTGACCTCAAGCTGTTCGCGGACCTCATGATGATGGCGCCGGACAAGCTGATTTACAGCGCAGTCGATGCCCTGATGTATCCGTCCTATACGCTGGGGGCTCATGGCTCGATCGCCGCGATCCTGACCGCCGCGCCGCACGCCTCCGTGGCGCTGTGGGACGCGGTGAAGGCGGGCGATCATCCGCGTGCGCTCGAGCTGCACAAGAAGCTGCTGACACTGTGGAACGCAATCATTGCCGACAATCTGCCGGCCTGCACGCGTTACGCGCAGACGCTCCAGGGCTTGCCGAGGACCTATCCGCGTGCGCCGATGCCGGAGGCCTCACCCGCGCAGCAGGCCGCGACGCGCAAGGCGCTGGAGGCGCTTGGCGCGCTGGACGGGCGGCACGTCGAGGCGGCCGAATAGTTCGCACGCCGAAATAACTGATGTCGAATAGCAGCGCCGATCCGCTTTTACCTGCGGACGCGGCGCTGCTACATTTTGCGCGGTGCGCATGCGTCGCGCCAACGACGAAGAATTTTGCCGATAAGGGGAGGGGCTGAAGTCCCATGAAGGAATTTGCTGGAAAGATCGCCGTCATCACCGGCGGCGGCACGGGCATGGGGCGGGAGCTCGCCCGGCAGCTCGTTGCCGAGGGCTGCAACGTCGCAATGTGCGACGTCTCGGAGGCGGCCATGGCCGAGACCAAGCGGCTGTGCGAGGTCGAGAAGCTGCCGCAGGGCCTGCGCGTCACGACGCATGTTGCCGACGTCTCGATCGAGGACCAACTCAAGCGCTTTCGCGACGAACTCGCCGAGCAGCAGAAGACGGACAAGATCCACCTGCTGTTCAACAATGCCGGCATCGGTGGTGGCGGCAGCCTGTTCACCAACACGCGCGAGCAGTGGGAGCGCACCTTCAACATCTGCTGGGGCGGCGTTTATCTCGGCGTCCGCACCTTCCTGCCCATGCTGGTCAAGGCGGACGAGGCCCACATCGTCAACACCGCCAGTGTCAACGGCTTCTGGGCCTCGATCGGCATGGGCCAGGCGCACACGGCTTACAGCTCGGCGAAATTCGCGGTGAAGGGATTTACCGAGGCGCTGATCAACGACCTCCGTTTGCACGCGCCGCACGTCAAATGCTCGGTGGTGATGCCCGGCCACATCGGCACCTCGATCGTCTCCAATTCACGGAAAGTGCAGAGCGGCGACGGTTCGGAGCGTCTCAATGCCGACGAGGTGGTGCTGACCCGGAAGCGGATGGTCGCGGCCGGCGTGCCAGATGCTGACAAAATGTCGGATGACCAAATCCAGGCAGCCTTCGCCGAGCGCGCCCGCAGCTTTCTGGAGGATGCGCCGACCACGGCTGGGCAAGCCGCCAGAATCATCCTCGATGGCGTGAAGGCGGAGCGGTGGCGTATTCTCGTGGGGGATGACGCCAGGCTGCTCGACGAGCGCGTGCGTGCGGCGCCGGAGCAGGCATATGACAGGGCCTTCTACGAAAGCTTCACCCAGGAAGTCGGCTGGCGGCTCGGCTGAGCCTGTCAACGATCGCGCACGTAGATAGGGATGATGGTGATCATCGCAAGAGGTGCGACGGCAATTTGAGCAGGTAATTTTGCTCAGATAACTTCACCTGCGGCCCGTGCGCGGCGTCTTATGACGATGAGGAATGTCACGCATGCGACATGTCGCCTGCGTTCAAGCGATGGTGATCTCGAACGGCTCTCATTCGGCGCACGGCAGCTTGGTTAGGGAACTAAAATAGTTTAGTGAATCAGGGTCGCGCCATCATAAAGCGTAGCTCCGATGATACCCGCATGCCTCTCCGACGACTTCATCCTCTGCCCGGAGAGAGAGGATATCTCCGCTGAATTCACGCGGCTGCTGACCGCAGCACAAGAGGGTGGCGCCACCATCGCCGAATGCCTGATGATCGCGCGGCAGCTGAAGCAGGGCGACGAGCAGTCATGGCATCGTGAATGGAAAAGGCTGGCGCAGGCCAACCGGCATCGCGCCGAAGCGGCGTTCGCGGAAGGCCATATGGTGACCGCGCAGCGCAACTGGCTGCGTGCGATGAACTACTACGGTGCGGCCGCGATGCCGCTCGATCCCGCCGATGAACGTCGCTGGGTCGCGGTGCTCGCGATGCAGGAATGCGCCCGCCGCTTCCTCACGGCACGAGGGCCATCAGGCGAAGTCGTGACAATCCCGTG encodes:
- a CDS encoding dihydrodipicolinate synthase family protein; translation: MKVRPTGVIPPMTTPFMKDGEIDYNLVAPQVDWMIGAGAHGVAAGGSTGEGHTLDHEEYRDLMAATVEAVKGRIPVIAGIIVDSTRDAIRRGKLVRDMNVAALQVTPVHYLFKPDDEAMVAHFRAMADETGMPIIIYNVVPWSYLSPALLTRIMTEVPLVVGVKQSAGDLKLFADLMMMAPDKLIYSAVDALMYPSYTLGAHGSIAAILTAAPHASVALWDAVKAGDHPRALELHKKLLTLWNAIIADNLPACTRYAQTLQGLPRTYPRAPMPEASPAQQAATRKALEALGALDGRHVEAAE
- a CDS encoding SDR family NAD(P)-dependent oxidoreductase, whose product is MKEFAGKIAVITGGGTGMGRELARQLVAEGCNVAMCDVSEAAMAETKRLCEVEKLPQGLRVTTHVADVSIEDQLKRFRDELAEQQKTDKIHLLFNNAGIGGGGSLFTNTREQWERTFNICWGGVYLGVRTFLPMLVKADEAHIVNTASVNGFWASIGMGQAHTAYSSAKFAVKGFTEALINDLRLHAPHVKCSVVMPGHIGTSIVSNSRKVQSGDGSERLNADEVVLTRKRMVAAGVPDADKMSDDQIQAAFAERARSFLEDAPTTAGQAARIILDGVKAERWRILVGDDARLLDERVRAAPEQAYDRAFYESFTQEVGWRLG